In a single window of the Biomphalaria glabrata chromosome 13, xgBioGlab47.1, whole genome shotgun sequence genome:
- the LOC129922399 gene encoding uncharacterized protein LOC129922399, giving the protein MANMTAAFFYQDFSPGQMIIGMEVSTVLSAIISAFGIFTNTIVIRTFMAMGPADGMTVAFLLMSLVDLTFSAVSFSLSISTIFLILETLSGNFFPVQPYGIGVYFANLLIPLSAIISLQTSFIAIARCLCVAAPFYFKNMFTRSLTLAFMVSFTVFSSAVYVSVFVFMGMVDKTDNIKNLTRPMLWVSPNREPTKSIVSTIIAIIIPLASQLIVIITLVVMATSLRNSYHFRLSAAIGIDSPKRNRQSAAPSGIDRPTSKTANKECTISSKEMQIIKQVALLSALYVVCHIPKIMFIITGLVLPEFNLNRELQNLYLTMSNTRMLFEMINSASNFPIYFKYNSKFRKLLGKKMCRQKNS; this is encoded by the coding sequence ATGGCTAATATGACCGCGGCATTTTTCTATCAAGACTTCAGTCCTGGACAGATGATTATTGGTATGGAAGTGAGCACAGTCCTTTCAGCTATCATCTCAGCATTTGGTATTTTTACTAATACAATAGTCATACGAACTTTCATGGCCATGGGGCCAGCAGACGGCATGACCGTTGCGTTCTTACTTATGTCCCTTGTGGACTTGACCTTTTCAGCCGTCTCGTTCAGCCTGAGCATCAgtacaatatttttaattctGGAGACCCTGTCTGGTAACTTCTTTCCCGTACAGCCATACGGCATAGGTGTTTACTTTGCCAACTTGTTAATTCCCTTGTCTGCCATCATTTCGCTCCAGACAAGCTTCATCGCTATAGCCAGATGCTTGTGTGTGGCTGCGCCATTTTATTTCAAGAACATGTTCACGCGGAGCCTCACTCTGGCGTTCATGGTGTCTTTTACCGTGTTCTCGTCTGCTGTGTATGTTTCCGTCTTTGTGTTTATGGGAATGGTTGACAAAACGGacaatataaaaaatctaaCCAGGCCAATGCTGTGGGTTTCACCCAACAGGGAGCCAACAAAGAGTATCGTCTCAACCATCATCGCCATAATCATTCCGCTGGCTTCGCAACTCATCGTCATCATTACACTCGTTGTTATGGCAACCTCTTTGAGAAATTCGTACCATTTTAGGCTATCTGCAGCAATAGGGATAGATTCACCAAAACGCAATCGTCAAAGTGCAGCACCCAGTGGAATTGATAGACCTACTTCGAAAACGGCAAACAAAGAATGTACAATTTCTAGCAAAGAAATGCAAATAATCAAACAGGTGGCGCTGTTATCAGCACTGTATGTCGTCTGCCACATACCAAAGATAATGTTTATAATTACCGGACTTGTTCTTCCTGAGTTCAATTTGAATCGCGAGCTTCAAAATTTGTATCTGACGATGAGCAACACTAGGATGTTGTTTGAAATGATCAACTCTGCATCTAACTTTCCAATTTACTTCAAATACAATTCAAAATTTAGAAAACTGCTTGGAAAGAAAATGTGTCGACAAAAAAATTCGTAG
- the LOC129922400 gene encoding neurotensin receptor type 2-like, which translates to MNTTTSSVVLQDFSPGQLIAGMQVCSVFWAFISAFGIVANVINIRTFIAMGLTDGMTISFLILSITDLKFLLVSMALSFSTGFYVLETISDFWQQWIPYNVGLYFANLIVPLSAMTSLQTSFIAIARCLCVAAPFYFKDMLTRRITLVIMVSFILFSTAAYIPVFAYMGVIDKFDPKRNMSRPTVWVSASREPIKNIVWTILAMVIPLASQVVVIISLVVMAMAIKNSHQFRMASSSFTPQPNNIEQTGKPAIKSGTKITDKLYKLSGKDMQIVQQVALISILHIICQTPKIMFIIAGIILPEFNFNRALYNVYLTMSNTRLIFEMINSAITLPIYYKFNSKFRRLAKCI; encoded by the coding sequence ATGAATACTACGACCAGCTCTGTAGTTCTTCAAGATTTTAGTCCTGGTCAATTAATAGCCGGAATGCAAGTGTGTTCTGTCTTCTGGGCCTTCATTTCTGCCTTTGGTATTGTTGCAAATGTAATTAACATCAGGACATTCATAGCCATGGGCCTCACAGATGGAATGACTATATCATTTCTAATCTTATCTATAACCGACTTAAAGTTCTTGCTGGTCTCTATGGCGCTTAGCTTCAGCACCGGTTTTTACGTCTTAGAGACAATATCTGACTTTTGGCAGCAATGGATACCGTATAATGTAGGGTTATATTTCGCGAACTTGATTGTTCCACTCTCAGCAATGACATCACTTCAGACAAGCTTCATCGCCATAGCCAGGTGTCTGTGTGTAGCGGCGCCATTTTATTTTAAGGATATGCTCACTCGAAGGATAACTCTGGTAATCATGGTTTCTTTCATCCTGTTTTCAACAGCTGCGTACATCCCAGTTTTTGCTTACATGGGTGTGATAGACAAATTTGACCCTAAGCGTAATATGTCAAGGCCAACCGTCTGGGTGTCAGCCAGTCGGGAGCCcatcaaaaatattgtctgGACGATCCTAGCCATGGTTATCCCCCTTGCATCGCAAGTTGTCGTTATCATTTCGCTTGTCGTCATGGCAATGGCTATCAAAAATTCCCACCAATTTAGAATGGCTTCGTCTTCATTCACACCACAACCGAACAACATAGAACAAACTGGTAAACCCGCCATAAAAAGCGGGACCAAAATCACAGACAAGCTTTACAAATTATCTGGCAAAGACATGCAGATCGTCCAGCAGGTGGCGCTGATCTCCATTTTGCACATTATCTGCCAGACGCCGAAAATTATGTTTATCATTGCTGGAATCATTCTCCCAGAATTCAACTTCAACCGCGCGCTATACAACGTATATTTAACAATGAGTAACACAAGACTCATATTTGAGATGATCAACTCAGCCATCACATTGCCgatttattacaaattcaaCTCTAAATTTAGAAGATTGGctaaatgtatataa